A stretch of Actinomycetota bacterium DNA encodes these proteins:
- a CDS encoding CsbD family protein, which translates to MDADERARRRAAQNKTRNATQKVKGQLKEAAGRVTGDERLEAGGRADKTKANLKQAGEKVKDAFRGR; encoded by the coding sequence CGCGCAGGCGGGCGGCGCAGAACAAGACCCGGAACGCGACCCAGAAGGTCAAGGGCCAGCTCAAGGAGGCGGCCGGGCGGGTCACCGGCGACGAGCGCCTGGAGGCCGGGGGCCGGGCCGACAAGACCAAGGCCAACCTCAAGCAGGCCGGCGAGAAGGTCAAGGACGCCTTCCGCGGTCGCTAG